One Sediminibacillus dalangtanensis genomic region harbors:
- a CDS encoding diacylglycerol/lipid kinase family protein, with protein MYIFIVNTMAANGRGLKILKKLESDPLFQKSYCRSFRTEYRGHAEKLAQQVAEIHKEQVECVIVIGGDGTLHEVVNGLQHHSWIPVAFIPAGSGNDFARGVGMASDPLAIFRSIVSKRRYKSYWPGVYLTDNRTKKYYRHFVNNLGFGLEAEVTAAAERIKSKKWFSLLKLSRWSYLLGLLVVIKEFKPLRIILNLDGERRQLDNVWMITISNHPYFGGGMKINPTAKIQPGSFSVLTVENITRWKLLLLFMSVYWGKHMNLKEVSHFQVSSLTIDSETPIQFQTDGQVGTCKSCQVSKEADSRKIFGAFTKLTS; from the coding sequence ATGTATATTTTTATCGTAAATACAATGGCAGCAAATGGGAGAGGGCTGAAGATACTGAAAAAGCTGGAATCAGACCCGTTATTTCAAAAGAGCTACTGTAGATCGTTCCGGACAGAATACAGGGGACATGCGGAAAAATTGGCTCAGCAGGTTGCCGAAATACATAAAGAGCAGGTTGAATGCGTAATAGTCATTGGCGGGGATGGCACTTTGCATGAAGTGGTCAATGGCTTGCAACATCATAGTTGGATACCCGTTGCCTTCATTCCTGCGGGAAGCGGAAATGATTTTGCCAGAGGAGTAGGAATGGCCAGCGATCCGTTAGCCATATTTCGATCAATTGTTTCAAAAAGACGCTATAAATCTTATTGGCCAGGGGTGTATTTGACCGATAACCGTACAAAAAAGTACTACCGCCATTTCGTGAATAATTTAGGATTCGGTCTGGAAGCCGAGGTTACAGCAGCAGCAGAACGGATAAAATCAAAAAAGTGGTTTTCCTTGTTAAAACTGTCAAGATGGAGCTACCTGCTCGGATTGTTGGTGGTGATCAAAGAATTTAAACCGTTACGGATAATATTGAATCTAGATGGGGAGAGAAGACAGTTAGACAATGTCTGGATGATAACAATATCCAATCACCCTTACTTTGGAGGCGGAATGAAAATCAATCCCACTGCAAAAATACAGCCCGGTTCATTTTCTGTACTGACAGTGGAGAATATTACTAGGTGGAAACTATTACTTTTATTTATGAGTGTGTACTGGGGCAAGCATATGAATTTAAAGGAAGTTTCCCATTTTCAAGTATCCTCCTTGACGATAGACTCCGAAACACCTATCCAGTTCCAGACAGATGGACAGGTAGGCACGTGTAAGAGTTGTCAGGTCAGTAAAGAAGCCGACAGCAGGAAAATATTTGGTGCTTTTACGAAATTAACTTCTTGA
- a CDS encoding NERD domain-containing protein — protein MAQLVKLQNYISRYEKDIFHYPGQFSRMKKEKWNNTLDQWEAERYSSEQELERLQQTEETSMSKWRSLFSKKNKQEEVWTVEKEKPGLPHTKEELKHQFLDRLIAFQLKWASSTVSQMSFLDRAFLQDQTLKYFLQRFPDTYLFMYEPVFTLKNSTMEGDIVFIQPQGIEIINLVENPAADTVFAKEGRMWEITIQGKEERLLSPMLSLRRTEQIIKSILDLHQIEFPIQKTVLSRMNSIQSEHVPYRTRFVDKQGHGEWLQQHRQEVSPLKHKQLMVCKALLNHCQTVAVRRREWEENDGSQPL, from the coding sequence TTGGCGCAATTAGTTAAATTACAAAATTACATATCGCGTTATGAGAAGGATATTTTTCATTATCCGGGACAGTTTAGCAGAATGAAAAAGGAAAAATGGAATAATACCTTGGACCAGTGGGAAGCGGAGCGATATTCTTCAGAACAGGAGTTGGAAAGGCTCCAGCAAACAGAGGAGACTTCCATGTCGAAGTGGCGTTCTTTGTTTAGCAAAAAAAACAAGCAGGAAGAAGTCTGGACCGTGGAGAAAGAAAAACCAGGGCTTCCGCATACCAAAGAAGAATTGAAACATCAATTCCTTGATCGGCTGATTGCTTTTCAATTAAAATGGGCCTCTTCTACCGTAAGTCAAATGTCATTTTTAGATAGGGCTTTTTTACAGGACCAAACGTTGAAGTATTTTTTGCAGCGGTTCCCTGATACGTATTTATTCATGTACGAACCTGTCTTCACCTTGAAAAATAGTACGATGGAGGGCGACATTGTTTTTATACAGCCGCAAGGCATAGAGATTATAAATCTAGTAGAAAACCCTGCAGCCGATACGGTTTTTGCCAAGGAAGGACGGATGTGGGAAATCACCATTCAAGGTAAAGAAGAACGGCTTCTAAGTCCAATGCTGTCTTTGAGAAGGACCGAGCAGATTATCAAAAGCATTTTGGATTTGCATCAGATCGAATTTCCTATACAAAAGACAGTGCTTTCCCGCATGAATTCGATTCAATCGGAACACGTGCCTTATCGTACTCGCTTTGTAGACAAGCAGGGACATGGTGAATGGCTGCAACAACATAGACAAGAAGTTTCTCCACTGAAGCATAAGCAATTAATGGTGTGTAAAGCGCTGCTGAACCATTGCCAGACAGTAGCAGTCAGGCGGAGAGAATGGGAAGAAAACGACGGTTCCCAACCATTATAA
- the thpR gene encoding RNA 2',3'-cyclic phosphodiesterase: protein MADSHYFLGIPLDERIQQQLVLVQEKLRRHPDLAYKNWTHPQDMHITLKFLGPSADSTIKELTNSLQQFSQKDCFSLEVKGIGFFGNPQKPRVVWAGVEKTSPLAALQKQVDALCQTFGWSPEYRPYRPHITLAKKWAGTKKVNAPITEELALGNLEVERIHLYQIHPSQTPKYKAIEIVSLK from the coding sequence ATGGCTGATTCGCATTATTTTCTCGGCATTCCGTTGGATGAACGAATACAACAACAATTGGTACTTGTTCAAGAGAAATTAAGAAGGCATCCTGATCTAGCGTATAAAAACTGGACGCACCCGCAGGATATGCACATTACACTTAAATTTCTCGGTCCTTCAGCCGATAGTACTATTAAAGAATTAACAAACAGCTTACAGCAATTCTCACAAAAAGACTGTTTCTCCCTTGAAGTCAAAGGGATCGGTTTCTTTGGAAACCCACAGAAGCCAAGAGTTGTCTGGGCTGGTGTGGAAAAAACCAGCCCACTGGCGGCTCTGCAAAAACAAGTGGATGCATTATGCCAAACTTTCGGATGGTCTCCAGAATACCGGCCATACCGTCCACATATTACGCTCGCAAAAAAATGGGCAGGAACCAAAAAAGTAAATGCCCCAATTACAGAAGAACTCGCTCTTGGAAACTTAGAAGTAGAACGTATTCATCTGTATCAAATACATCCATCTCAAACTCCTAAATACAAAGCGATTGAAATTGTCAGCTTAAAATGA
- a CDS encoding MFS transporter — MGQHEKTYRFLQVFYFFTFFSNGALFPLLAVFLEEEKGLNHTEIGVIVSAIPLVTVFLQPIWGAISDFTKNPRKLLLISGLAAGLLGFGYPLLNGYYPLVFGIIIIAIFQCAIIPLSDSLTLNYVQTQKKDYGNIRLMGSVGFAVAAFLLGRLTDMTDSINWIFYAFSLAILLALLTLFDFPKRGQGVTVSFRTGLTSLFKQKEFSLFLLANFLVFGPVLANNFYFSTFVLTAGGTLAGVGVAFLFAAGSEAPFMRFTQSIINKVGIMNVLLISGSVSSARWLLYFFEPPTSVVYGTTIVQGISVGLYVPAALIFIRDIAPNALQATAVGVYSAVGNGVGNAFFTFLGGIMIDAGTIFIMYGFFSLITLFGLGLLVYIQRLVKAEDLLTVGG; from the coding sequence ATGGGACAACACGAAAAAACATACCGTTTTTTACAAGTATTCTATTTTTTCACCTTTTTTTCTAATGGTGCTTTATTTCCATTACTAGCCGTCTTCCTTGAAGAAGAAAAAGGACTAAACCATACGGAGATCGGTGTTATCGTATCAGCAATTCCTTTGGTTACTGTATTTCTTCAACCTATTTGGGGCGCAATCAGTGACTTTACGAAAAACCCAAGAAAATTATTACTGATTTCGGGACTTGCAGCAGGGCTGCTCGGCTTCGGATATCCTTTATTGAATGGATATTACCCCTTAGTGTTCGGGATTATCATCATTGCGATATTCCAGTGTGCAATTATCCCGCTATCGGACAGCTTGACGCTTAATTATGTACAAACGCAAAAAAAAGATTATGGAAACATCCGGTTAATGGGATCTGTCGGCTTTGCTGTCGCTGCGTTCTTGCTCGGACGTTTGACGGATATGACCGATTCCATCAATTGGATTTTTTATGCTTTTTCCTTAGCAATTTTGCTGGCTCTGTTAACTTTATTTGATTTCCCGAAACGCGGACAAGGCGTGACCGTTTCTTTTCGGACAGGGCTTACCAGCTTGTTTAAACAAAAAGAGTTCAGCTTGTTTTTACTGGCCAACTTTTTAGTCTTCGGTCCGGTGTTAGCCAATAACTTTTACTTCAGTACTTTTGTGCTTACTGCAGGCGGAACCCTTGCAGGTGTGGGGGTTGCATTCTTGTTTGCTGCTGGGAGTGAGGCGCCGTTTATGCGGTTCACACAGAGTATCATCAATAAAGTTGGTATCATGAATGTGCTGTTGATCAGCGGCAGTGTATCAAGTGCAAGGTGGTTATTATATTTCTTTGAACCGCCTACAAGTGTTGTTTATGGCACGACCATCGTACAGGGCATTTCTGTCGGTCTTTATGTACCGGCAGCGTTGATTTTTATCCGGGACATCGCGCCAAATGCCTTACAAGCTACTGCTGTCGGTGTTTATAGTGCCGTGGGCAATGGTGTGGGAAATGCATTTTTCACGTTCCTTGGTGGCATAATGATAGATGCGGGAACCATTTTTATCATGTATGGTTTCTTCTCCCTAATTACACTGTTCGGCCTTGGGCTGCTAGTCTATATACAGCGGTTGGTAAAGGCCGAGGATCTGCTTACCGTAGGAGGATGA
- a CDS encoding potassium channel family protein, giving the protein MLRKIILKVVVISNTMLFISSALLILLASVLIVVVEPETFPTVFDGFWWTMTTVTTVGYGDYSPATFGGRLIALVLYILGIGLIGVVIGKVLDGLGKFRKNREEGNIMFYEKGHYIIIGWSHKAKAAIKEMQETNKDAEIVIVDDLEKAPMLAENIHYIRGNVSGGDVLEKANIKEAEAVLIFADERVQDKQLGDGRTLLIATAVEAVAPNVHTIVEVMEEAHIKNFEHIQVDEFIISHETISSLFVRSAFRKGISSVYNQLLRRSFGDDLFHVPRQSHWKTYRDAFDELLADGATLIADHTNLSVNRMLDKQLPEDAELYVICDLETYERIYQKYSGNRH; this is encoded by the coding sequence TTGCTTAGAAAAATTATCTTGAAAGTGGTTGTCATCAGCAACACGATGCTGTTTATATCCAGTGCGTTGCTGATTCTGCTTGCTTCTGTCTTGATTGTCGTGGTAGAACCGGAAACTTTTCCGACTGTATTTGATGGTTTCTGGTGGACAATGACTACGGTAACAACGGTCGGATATGGAGATTACTCCCCTGCAACTTTTGGCGGCAGGTTGATAGCTTTGGTTCTATACATATTGGGCATTGGACTAATCGGTGTTGTCATTGGAAAAGTATTGGATGGGCTCGGAAAATTCCGGAAAAATCGTGAGGAGGGTAATATCATGTTTTATGAAAAGGGGCATTATATTATCATTGGCTGGTCTCATAAAGCAAAGGCAGCCATTAAGGAAATGCAGGAAACCAATAAAGACGCTGAAATCGTCATCGTAGATGATTTGGAAAAGGCCCCGATGCTGGCGGAAAATATCCATTACATAAGAGGCAATGTTTCGGGAGGAGATGTCCTGGAAAAGGCGAATATAAAAGAAGCGGAAGCCGTGTTGATTTTTGCGGATGAACGGGTACAGGACAAGCAACTTGGGGACGGCCGTACGCTTTTGATTGCTACGGCTGTAGAAGCTGTGGCACCGAACGTACATACCATCGTGGAAGTCATGGAAGAAGCACACATCAAGAATTTTGAACACATTCAGGTAGATGAGTTCATTATTTCCCATGAGACCATTTCGTCTCTGTTTGTCCGATCTGCCTTTCGGAAAGGGATATCCAGTGTGTATAACCAACTGCTTCGCAGATCATTTGGGGATGATTTATTCCATGTCCCCAGGCAAAGTCACTGGAAAACATACCGTGATGCTTTCGATGAACTGCTGGCAGACGGAGCTACCCTTATCGCCGATCATACCAATCTCAGTGTGAACAGGATGCTGGATAAACAATTGCCGGAAGACGCAGAATTATATGTTATATGTGATTTAGAAACATATGAACGAATATACCAAAAGTATTCTGGGAATAGACACTAA
- a CDS encoding DeoR family transcriptional regulator, with protein MNQSTTRMLTRVKAVYLYIRENGTVSTTELAEEFGITDRTVQRDLHVLEHNGLVVSPNRGRWKITRKKVKIS; from the coding sequence TTGAATCAATCAACAACCCGGATGCTAACTCGAGTGAAGGCTGTTTATCTTTATATAAGAGAAAACGGGACAGTCTCCACAACAGAACTAGCTGAAGAATTTGGAATCACTGATCGTACTGTACAACGAGACCTTCATGTACTAGAGCATAACGGCCTGGTAGTGAGCCCAAATCGGGGAAGATGGAAAATCACTAGAAAGAAAGTCAAAATTTCATGA
- a CDS encoding pseudouridine synthase: MRIDKLLANMGYGSRKEVKDLLKKGNVRCDDQVVKSPQTHVDPDKSIITVFGETVEYKEVVYLMMNKPPGYVSATEDQRDLTVVDLLEPEDAVLDPFPVGRLDKDTEGLLLITNDGKLAHQLLSPKKYVGKTYYASIDGRVTQEDIEVFQKGVILDDGYVTQPAELKILTRGEMSEIELTITEGKFHQVKRMFESVGKRVTYLKRISMGSLKLDPALQPGEYRDLTEKELDYLQNEHIKK; encoded by the coding sequence ATGAGAATCGATAAGCTGCTTGCCAATATGGGCTATGGAAGCAGAAAAGAAGTAAAAGATCTATTGAAAAAAGGGAACGTCCGCTGCGATGATCAAGTGGTAAAATCTCCGCAGACGCATGTGGATCCGGATAAAAGTATCATCACAGTGTTTGGTGAAACAGTTGAATACAAAGAGGTGGTTTATTTAATGATGAATAAGCCGCCGGGATACGTATCTGCTACAGAGGACCAACGCGACTTGACAGTGGTAGATTTATTGGAACCGGAAGATGCTGTGTTGGATCCTTTTCCGGTCGGAAGGCTTGATAAAGACACCGAAGGGCTGCTGCTAATCACCAATGACGGCAAGCTTGCCCATCAATTGCTCTCCCCTAAAAAATATGTGGGCAAAACGTATTATGCAAGTATCGATGGAAGGGTCACACAAGAGGATATTGAAGTTTTCCAAAAGGGTGTGATTTTGGATGATGGCTACGTCACCCAGCCGGCAGAATTGAAAATTTTGACACGTGGAGAGATGTCCGAAATCGAACTAACCATTACGGAAGGCAAATTTCATCAGGTGAAACGAATGTTCGAGTCGGTAGGAAAGCGGGTGACCTATTTGAAACGCATCTCTATGGGGAGTCTCAAGCTTGATCCTGCTTTGCAGCCAGGCGAATACCGGGACCTTACTGAAAAAGAGTTGGACTACTTACAAAACGAGCACATAAAAAAATAG
- a CDS encoding putative polysaccharide biosynthesis protein translates to MAVNNIVRGTMLLTAATFLSKFLGMIYVIPFNEIVGAEGGALYQYAYIPYNILISISTVGVPLAVSKFVSKYNSLGDYQTGRKMFKAGFSLMAITGFIAFLIMFLGAGILANIYIPDDSEGIAAADVAMVIRMVSFALLVIPAMSIVRGFFQGYQSMGPTAVSQVVEQIVRIIFLLVAVYLVIDVFGGTTKLAVGFATFAAFVGAIASCVVLWVFWRKRKRHLDRQVQQQVESYDLPLNALFKELFRYAGPFVLVGIATPLYQFVDSVTFKRGMAAIGQSDIADVALSNINLYGHKLVIIPVTLATGMSLAALPAITKSFTEKNRQRMYQQINQSLQTIMLLILPSIVGLSILSNEAYQSFYGTFKIDLNGSLLGWYAPVALAFGFFTVSSSILQGINQQRFAVISLTAGLMVKVFLNLPFIHTFGAKGAVLATMLAVVTAVLLNLWRVKQAVAFPLKQFIKRSMLIAIFTTIMGVFVWLVKWGLGFFISYQDGRAEGVLVLAVGVIAGAIVYLWLCYESTLLERVLGSRVRIIDKFLKRK, encoded by the coding sequence ATGGCTGTAAATAATATAGTACGCGGTACCATGCTTTTAACTGCCGCTACATTTTTATCGAAATTTTTAGGGATGATATATGTTATCCCATTTAATGAGATCGTAGGTGCTGAAGGAGGAGCGTTATACCAGTACGCATACATACCTTATAACATTTTGATCAGCATTTCGACGGTCGGTGTACCTTTGGCCGTTTCCAAATTTGTTTCGAAATATAATTCACTCGGCGACTATCAAACTGGAAGAAAAATGTTCAAAGCAGGATTCAGTTTAATGGCGATAACAGGTTTCATCGCTTTTTTGATAATGTTCTTAGGTGCTGGGATACTTGCTAATATTTATATACCAGATGATTCAGAAGGAATCGCTGCAGCAGATGTGGCAATGGTCATCCGAATGGTGAGCTTCGCCTTGTTGGTCATTCCAGCAATGAGTATTGTCAGGGGATTTTTCCAGGGGTATCAATCAATGGGGCCGACTGCAGTGTCACAAGTAGTCGAGCAAATCGTTCGCATCATATTTTTGTTGGTTGCCGTCTACTTAGTAATTGATGTGTTTGGTGGAACAACAAAATTAGCTGTAGGTTTTGCTACATTTGCAGCCTTTGTAGGAGCAATTGCTTCCTGTGTCGTGTTGTGGGTTTTTTGGCGGAAAAGAAAGCGTCACTTGGACAGGCAGGTTCAACAGCAGGTGGAAAGTTACGATTTGCCGCTGAACGCTTTGTTTAAAGAGCTCTTCCGTTATGCAGGACCGTTTGTATTGGTGGGAATTGCAACGCCACTCTATCAATTTGTCGATTCGGTTACGTTCAAACGCGGAATGGCAGCGATTGGGCAAAGTGATATTGCAGATGTCGCATTGTCGAACATTAACTTGTACGGGCATAAGCTGGTGATTATCCCCGTCACCCTCGCGACGGGGATGTCTTTAGCCGCTTTGCCTGCGATTACAAAATCGTTTACAGAAAAGAACCGGCAAAGGATGTATCAGCAAATCAATCAATCTTTGCAAACGATCATGTTGCTGATTCTCCCATCGATTGTTGGATTATCTATCCTCTCTAATGAAGCATATCAGTCTTTTTATGGGACTTTCAAAATCGATTTAAATGGGTCATTATTAGGATGGTATGCCCCGGTAGCACTCGCTTTTGGATTTTTTACCGTGAGTTCATCGATATTGCAGGGAATCAACCAGCAGCGATTTGCCGTAATCAGTCTTACCGCTGGATTGATGGTCAAAGTCTTTTTGAACCTTCCGTTTATCCATACCTTTGGTGCTAAAGGAGCCGTACTAGCAACCATGCTGGCGGTCGTTACTGCTGTCCTTCTAAATCTATGGAGAGTAAAACAAGCAGTGGCTTTCCCGTTAAAACAATTTATTAAGCGATCCATGCTGATTGCCATTTTCACAACGATTATGGGAGTCTTTGTCTGGCTGGTGAAATGGGGTCTTGGATTTTTTATATCCTACCAGGATGGCAGGGCAGAGGGAGTCTTAGTACTGGCTGTCGGAGTTATTGCCGGAGCGATCGTTTATTTATGGCTTTGTTATGAATCAACTTTGCTGGAACGCGTTTTGGGAAGCAGAGTAAGAATCATCGATAAATTTTTGAAACGAAAATAA
- a CDS encoding NAD(P)/FAD-dependent oxidoreductase: protein MTYQVVVIGGGPSGLMAAIAAAENGAHTLLIDKGNKLGKKLAISGGGRCNVTNRLPQEEVIKHIPGNGRFLYSAFSVFDNYDIIDFFEGLGVKLKEEDHGRMFPVSNSAKSVVNALLDRLAELNVTIRTNTPVEAIDYGESEHTIILKDKEKITAGAIIVAVGGKAVPHTGSTGDGYAWAKKAGHTITDIYPTEVPLLSSETFIKEKKLQGLALRDVALSVLNNKNKPIITHRMDMLFTHFGVSGPAVLRCSQFVVKELKKGNKEVKMEIDALPDRSLHVLLDDYKKLLEESPKKTVKNVCKGLVPERFLDYLLEKNGISLEDRAANISREKFSLFISDLKQFQFKINGSQPIEKAFVTGGGVSTKEVIPNTLQSKFMHGLYFSGEILDIHGYTGGYNITSAMVTGRVAGMNAAWEALAK from the coding sequence TTGACTTACCAAGTAGTCGTGATCGGTGGAGGGCCGTCTGGACTGATGGCTGCAATTGCTGCTGCCGAAAACGGTGCGCATACACTTTTAATTGATAAAGGAAACAAATTGGGGAAAAAGCTAGCCATTTCCGGAGGTGGCCGATGCAATGTCACCAACCGGCTCCCCCAAGAAGAAGTAATCAAACATATTCCAGGAAATGGCCGTTTTTTATACAGTGCTTTTTCTGTTTTTGATAATTACGATATCATTGACTTTTTTGAAGGTCTAGGAGTCAAATTGAAAGAAGAAGACCATGGCAGAATGTTCCCTGTCAGCAATTCCGCTAAAAGTGTCGTGAACGCATTGCTTGACCGGCTGGCGGAATTGAACGTAACGATTAGGACAAACACTCCCGTGGAAGCAATTGATTACGGCGAAAGCGAGCACACTATTATCCTTAAAGACAAAGAAAAAATCACAGCTGGCGCAATCATCGTTGCAGTTGGAGGAAAAGCCGTTCCCCATACCGGAAGTACGGGTGACGGGTATGCATGGGCAAAGAAAGCAGGACATACGATTACCGACATCTATCCTACAGAGGTACCCCTCCTTTCTTCGGAAACGTTTATCAAGGAAAAGAAATTGCAAGGTCTTGCACTGCGCGACGTAGCTTTATCCGTGTTGAATAATAAAAACAAACCAATTATCACACACCGGATGGACATGCTGTTTACTCATTTTGGTGTTTCTGGGCCAGCTGTATTGAGGTGTTCACAATTTGTCGTCAAAGAATTAAAGAAAGGAAACAAGGAAGTAAAGATGGAAATCGATGCTTTACCAGATCGCTCCCTCCATGTTTTGCTGGATGATTATAAAAAACTTTTGGAGGAAAGTCCAAAAAAGACAGTTAAAAATGTTTGTAAAGGACTTGTTCCTGAACGTTTTCTTGATTATTTACTGGAAAAAAATGGCATTTCTTTAGAAGATCGAGCAGCGAATATTTCCCGGGAAAAGTTTTCCCTCTTTATAAGTGATTTGAAGCAATTCCAATTTAAGATTAACGGCTCCCAGCCTATAGAGAAGGCGTTTGTAACAGGTGGAGGGGTCTCCACTAAAGAGGTGATACCCAATACGCTGCAATCTAAGTTCATGCACGGACTTTATTTTAGCGGGGAAATCCTAGATATCCATGGTTACACCGGCGGTTATAACATCACTTCCGCTATGGTAACAGGAAGAGTAGCTGGAATGAATGCGGCATGGGAAGCATTGGCCAAGTAA
- a CDS encoding rhodanese-like domain-containing protein, whose amino-acid sequence MMDSIKEITSAELQEMLGQGEKISLIDVREEEEVANGMIEGAVHIPLREIPEAIESMDKQTEYVLICHSGMRSMNAALFMQEEGFVVRNLVGGMMKWDGELII is encoded by the coding sequence ATGATGGATTCCATAAAAGAAATAACCTCGGCTGAATTGCAAGAAATGTTAGGTCAAGGTGAAAAAATATCTTTAATAGATGTTAGAGAGGAAGAAGAAGTAGCCAACGGGATGATCGAAGGTGCTGTACACATCCCTCTACGGGAAATTCCTGAAGCAATTGAATCTATGGACAAGCAAACGGAATATGTGTTGATTTGCCATTCAGGGATGAGAAGTATGAATGCTGCCTTATTTATGCAAGAAGAGGGATTTGTTGTTCGTAACCTTGTAGGTGGAATGATGAAATGGGATGGAGAATTGATTATTTAA